The Gemmatimonadaceae bacterium genome window below encodes:
- a CDS encoding YceI family protein, which translates to MAKWTFEPGHTAAEFRARHMMVTWVRGHFKNVHGSLEFDPDNPRNSSVEVKIDAKGIWTGVQERDDHLRSADFLDVENHPEITFTGNQVEVMGEHDYALTGDLTIRGVPRQATLNVSYLGQWETPWWEDGVDQGPRTRAGFLATTRINRHDFGVSWQDRMDRGGIVVSSEVEITIDVEAILESIKPAQEKAA; encoded by the coding sequence ATGGCTAAATGGACTTTTGAACCTGGACACACCGCAGCCGAGTTTCGCGCGCGGCACATGATGGTGACCTGGGTGCGCGGACATTTCAAGAATGTACACGGCTCCCTTGAGTTTGATCCAGACAACCCGCGCAATTCTTCTGTCGAAGTAAAAATTGATGCCAAGGGAATCTGGACTGGAGTGCAGGAGCGCGACGACCACCTCCGCAGCGCAGACTTTCTTGATGTGGAGAATCATCCGGAGATTACCTTCACGGGTAATCAAGTCGAGGTCATGGGCGAGCACGACTACGCGCTCACCGGGGATTTAACGATTCGAGGAGTGCCACGCCAGGCCACGTTGAATGTCAGCTATCTGGGGCAGTGGGAAACGCCGTGGTGGGAAGACGGCGTTGATCAAGGACCCAGGACGCGCGCCGGTTTTCTGGCAACAACCAGGATCAATCGCCATGATTTTGGGGTCAGTTGGCAAGATCGTATGGATCGAGGAGGAATCGTTGTCAGCAGCGAAGTGGAAATTACTATCGATGTTGAAGCGATACTGGAAAGCATAAAACCAGC